The following coding sequences lie in one Pontibacter sp. G13 genomic window:
- a CDS encoding cupin domain-containing protein yields MNVIQPHTQSEAAYWIDKLNLQAHPEGGFYSEIYRSEDKIQPTGLPERFTESRSAATAIYFLLTGDTFSALHKIQSDEGWHFYAGTSGLTIYTISPEGQRQDFLLGKNPDLQESLFHWVPAGHWFGARVNDPLGFALVGCTVAPGFDFQDFQLAKQDELIQQFPQHQRLIHVLTRM; encoded by the coding sequence GTGAACGTAATTCAACCTCACACGCAGTCTGAGGCTGCCTATTGGATTGACAAACTCAATCTTCAAGCGCATCCTGAAGGCGGTTTCTATTCGGAGATCTATCGCTCCGAAGACAAGATTCAGCCTACCGGACTTCCCGAAAGATTCACCGAGTCCAGATCTGCAGCCACGGCGATTTATTTCCTATTGACAGGAGATACCTTTTCCGCCTTGCACAAGATCCAAAGCGACGAGGGATGGCATTTCTACGCTGGCACCTCCGGCCTTACGATCTACACCATTTCTCCCGAAGGCCAACGACAGGACTTTTTGCTCGGCAAGAATCCAGACCTTCAGGAATCCCTCTTTCACTGGGTCCCTGCTGGCCACTGGTTTGGCGCACGTGTGAATGATCCACTGGGATTCGCTCTAGTGGGTTGCACGGTTGCTCCTGGATTTGACTTTCAGGACTTCCAATTGGCCAAGCAAGACGAGCTGATCCAACAATTCCCTCAGCATCAGCGCTTGATTCATGTCTTGACCAGAATGTAA
- a CDS encoding LysE family transporter: MAFIEGYTLGLAMIIFIGPVFFTLLKSTLQHGLKSGLSVALGVFSSDVVCVFLLYGLGVSAFFANPDYKYLIGIGGALLLLGMGVKYCFTRGTLSGSASDSVETNKNQPSRQPKLFSFFTQGFLINFLNPAVFGVWVAIIATATTKYSLESGRMVFLLGTLLGVITTDSLKAIFANRIKGLMKPQWLSLTYRGIGVALIAFGMHTFSKTVWPDFQPLTSAIDFFHL, encoded by the coding sequence ATGGCATTCATTGAAGGCTATACGTTAGGATTGGCTATGATCATTTTTATTGGGCCAGTCTTTTTCACCCTCCTAAAAAGTACCTTACAGCACGGATTGAAATCTGGACTGTCTGTTGCCTTGGGGGTGTTCAGTAGTGATGTAGTGTGTGTGTTTTTGCTCTACGGATTGGGAGTCAGTGCATTCTTCGCCAACCCAGATTACAAGTATCTGATCGGCATCGGAGGAGCGCTACTGCTACTTGGCATGGGAGTCAAGTATTGCTTCACCCGAGGCACCCTTTCCGGATCTGCTTCAGATTCAGTAGAAACCAACAAAAACCAACCATCACGTCAGCCCAAGCTTTTTAGCTTTTTTACACAAGGCTTTTTGATCAATTTCCTGAACCCCGCAGTTTTTGGGGTCTGGGTCGCCATCATCGCTACAGCCACCACGAAATATTCCCTCGAATCTGGCCGAATGGTCTTTTTGCTGGGAACGCTCTTGGGCGTCATCACCACCGACTCCCTCAAAGCCATTTTCGCTAATCGGATCAAAGGTCTGATGAAGCCACAATGGCTGTCACTCACATACCGTGGAATTGGGGTTGCCCTGATTGCATTTGGGATGCACACCTTCTCCAAAACGGTATGGCCGGATTTCCAGCCACTGACCTCTGCCATTGACTTCTTTCACCTCTAA
- a CDS encoding DUF3089 domain-containing protein: protein MKLWTLALLLACSVFSCSEHKSPKEPFAEYPVSPAPEYANLQQWAAHPALDDFADQTPNPDYQNQQQEAQADVFFIHPTTFASHLAWNANLADNELNATTDSRPIKHQASAFNGSCKVYAPRYRQMTLGGFYTDDRPSEYQALDLAYQDVKAAFEYYLANFNKDRPIVIASHSQGTVHGIRLVKEFFDGTDLQSQLVAAYLVGWPFPADTFANIPVGQSPDEIGCVLGWCTFRENHFPKNFESFYRGSVVTNPVSWKSNDGTETPKSMHKGFLTAGFEKVKPQHLTSETQDGILWISNPLKGVPWKNYHIGDYNLFWEDIRTNVTLRVKTYLQEKELHTNN from the coding sequence ATGAAACTCTGGACCCTCGCCTTACTCCTAGCCTGTTCGGTATTCAGCTGCTCCGAACACAAATCTCCCAAAGAGCCTTTTGCGGAATACCCAGTCAGTCCAGCGCCAGAATACGCCAATCTCCAGCAATGGGCCGCCCATCCGGCCTTGGATGATTTTGCCGACCAAACTCCCAATCCCGATTACCAGAATCAACAGCAGGAGGCACAGGCAGATGTATTTTTTATCCACCCGACCACATTTGCCAGCCATCTTGCTTGGAACGCCAATTTGGCGGACAATGAGTTGAATGCAACTACAGATAGTCGCCCCATCAAGCATCAAGCCAGCGCCTTCAACGGCAGTTGCAAAGTGTATGCGCCAAGGTATCGGCAAATGACCCTGGGAGGATTTTATACCGATGATCGCCCATCCGAGTACCAGGCATTGGATCTCGCTTATCAAGACGTTAAGGCAGCCTTCGAATATTATCTGGCCAACTTCAACAAAGACCGGCCCATTGTCATTGCAAGCCATAGTCAAGGTACCGTTCATGGGATTCGGCTTGTGAAGGAATTCTTCGACGGTACGGACTTGCAGTCTCAACTAGTTGCAGCCTATCTAGTGGGTTGGCCTTTTCCGGCGGATACGTTTGCCAACATTCCAGTGGGCCAATCTCCGGACGAAATCGGCTGTGTTTTAGGGTGGTGTACTTTTAGGGAGAATCATTTTCCCAAAAACTTCGAAAGTTTTTATCGCGGATCAGTAGTGACGAACCCAGTCAGTTGGAAATCAAACGACGGAACCGAGACCCCAAAATCTATGCACAAAGGCTTTTTGACTGCTGGTTTTGAGAAGGTAAAGCCCCAACATCTGACTTCTGAGACCCAAGATGGGATATTGTGGATAAGTAATCCATTAAAAGGTGTGCCGTGGAAAAATTATCATATTGGGGATTATAACCTCTTTTGGGAAGACATTCGGACCAACGTAACATTGCGGGTAAAAACCTACCTCCAAGAAAAAGAGCTTCATACAAATAATTAA
- the miaE gene encoding tRNA isopentenyl-2-thiomethyl-A-37 hydroxylase MiaE codes for MKLSADSVSASPKGWIQSVLENFDAFLQDHANCERHSSQMAMELVGKYPEKTDIVPALIETAIEELEHFQRVYCIMEKRGLSLLPQDGPGAYLSELYSHCRPERDARFVDELLLASILECRGAERFRTIHQHLPAGKLKEFYQQLAASESKHAHLYVKMSAQYLPQTEVQSRLHQLIQQEAAIMDSMEVRPALH; via the coding sequence ATGAAGTTGTCAGCGGATTCGGTCAGTGCAAGCCCCAAAGGGTGGATCCAATCAGTGTTGGAAAATTTTGATGCTTTTCTTCAAGATCACGCCAATTGCGAGCGCCATTCCTCCCAAATGGCCATGGAACTGGTTGGGAAATATCCAGAGAAGACCGACATTGTTCCAGCCTTGATCGAAACGGCCATAGAGGAGCTCGAGCATTTCCAGCGGGTGTATTGCATCATGGAGAAACGAGGACTGAGTCTGCTCCCTCAAGATGGCCCCGGTGCGTACCTTTCTGAATTGTATAGTCACTGCCGTCCAGAGCGAGATGCCCGATTTGTAGACGAATTGTTGCTGGCCTCCATTCTCGAGTGCCGTGGCGCTGAGCGATTCAGGACTATTCACCAACACCTTCCAGCTGGCAAACTCAAAGAGTTTTATCAGCAACTTGCTGCCTCTGAGTCCAAGCATGCTCATCTTTACGTGAAAATGTCCGCCCAATACCTGCCCCAAACAGAAGTCCAGTCGAGACTCCACCAATTGATTCAGCAAGAGGCGGCCATTATGGATTCTATGGAGGTGCGACCAGCGCTTCATTGA
- a CDS encoding adenylate kinase, producing the protein MLNIVLFGPPGAGKGTQSQRVIDTFGLVHLSTGDMLRAEMASGSELGEQVKGIIAAGQLVSDEIVIALIAKRLDADAKGFIFDGFPRTVAQAEALDNLLAEKNTAISCMVALEVPEEELVTRLVKRGIDSGRSDDNEETIRKRITEYNSKTLPVAEYYAKQDKLNKIEGVGSIEDIAGRVAGVLNQYA; encoded by the coding sequence ATGCTTAACATTGTATTGTTTGGCCCTCCCGGAGCCGGAAAAGGAACACAGTCTCAGCGAGTAATCGACACGTTCGGTTTGGTACACCTTTCTACAGGTGATATGTTGAGGGCAGAAATGGCGTCCGGTTCAGAGTTGGGCGAGCAAGTAAAGGGCATTATTGCAGCAGGTCAGCTGGTCAGCGATGAGATCGTCATTGCCTTGATCGCCAAAAGACTGGATGCGGATGCCAAAGGATTCATTTTTGATGGATTCCCAAGGACCGTAGCCCAAGCAGAAGCGCTTGACAATTTGTTGGCTGAAAAAAACACAGCGATTTCCTGTATGGTTGCCTTGGAGGTTCCCGAAGAAGAACTGGTAACCCGTCTCGTTAAACGCGGCATTGATAGCGGTCGTAGCGATGACAATGAGGAGACCATTCGCAAGCGGATTACCGAATACAATTCCAAGACGCTCCCAGTTGCTGAATACTATGCCAAGCAAGACAAGCTCAACAAGATTGAGGGAGTCGGTTCCATCGAGGATATTGCTGGACGTGTAGCTGGTGTTTTGAACCAGTACGCATAG
- the obgE gene encoding GTPase ObgE, producing MQNQFVDYVRIYFTSGKGGNGVISWRKEAMVPKGGPDGGDGGKGGSIILQGNTQLWTLLDLKYRKVIKAEHGQNGGGARKTGKSGTDEILHVPLGTIAKNAETGEVLGEVVEDGQQLVLLQGGHGGKGNWNFKSPTNQAPEYATPGGEAKELTAVLELKVLADVGLVGFPNAGKSTLLSVVSAAKPKIGDYPFTTLVPNLGIVRYRDHKSFVMADIPGIIENAHQGKGLGTKFLRHIERNAVLLFMVPVDSDNIMEEYKVLQKEVSLYNQDLKHKPQMLALTKSDMVDEELKAEILSELEELDVPIVFISSVAQLGLQELKDHLWKLLNE from the coding sequence ATGCAGAATCAATTTGTCGATTACGTACGAATATACTTCACCAGTGGAAAAGGCGGCAATGGCGTCATCTCCTGGAGGAAGGAAGCCATGGTGCCCAAAGGGGGACCTGATGGCGGGGATGGAGGAAAAGGTGGAAGCATTATCCTACAAGGCAATACCCAACTCTGGACTTTGCTGGACCTGAAATACCGAAAGGTGATCAAGGCCGAACATGGACAGAATGGGGGAGGCGCTCGGAAAACAGGAAAAAGCGGGACAGATGAAATTCTGCACGTTCCTCTGGGTACTATTGCCAAAAATGCGGAAACCGGAGAGGTCCTCGGTGAAGTGGTTGAAGACGGCCAGCAATTGGTTCTGCTTCAAGGTGGTCATGGTGGGAAGGGAAACTGGAATTTCAAGTCTCCTACCAATCAGGCTCCCGAATATGCAACACCCGGAGGGGAGGCCAAGGAATTGACCGCCGTTCTGGAGCTCAAGGTCCTTGCTGACGTCGGATTGGTCGGATTTCCAAATGCGGGAAAATCGACCTTGCTGTCAGTAGTAAGTGCCGCCAAACCCAAAATTGGGGATTATCCGTTTACCACGTTGGTCCCCAATTTAGGGATTGTCCGATATCGAGATCACAAATCATTTGTGATGGCTGATATCCCCGGAATTATCGAAAATGCCCATCAGGGAAAAGGACTTGGTACCAAGTTTTTGCGACACATCGAGCGCAATGCAGTACTCTTGTTCATGGTCCCTGTGGATTCAGATAATATTATGGAGGAATACAAGGTGCTTCAAAAAGAAGTTTCCCTGTACAATCAAGACCTCAAGCACAAGCCTCAAATGTTGGCCCTGACCAAATCGGACATGGTCGACGAAGAATTGAAGGCCGAAATTCTCTCCGAATTGGAGGAATTGGATGTGCCAATCGTGTTCATTTCCTCAGTCGCTCAATTAGGATTGCAGGAATTAAAAGATCACCTTTGGAAATTGCTCAACGAATGA
- a CDS encoding pitrilysin family protein, with product MRKIEYQRFELKNGLRVIIHEDASIPKAAVNLIYRVGSKDEAPHLTGFAHLFEHLMFRGSKHIPSFDRPLEEVGGQNNASTSADVTHYYINLPANQLETAFWLESDRMLELAFSEEGLEKEKSVVIEEYKQRYLNQPYGDAYLKIREMAYQVHPYQWNPIGKDMSHIEQATLQDVKDFFYGFYAPNNATLVVAGDVKTSKVLKQVEKWFGDIPSRTLKKHVLPVEPKQTEAREATVYGDVPFPAVYKMYHMPAHGERGYYVADLLADILAYGKSAILPQYMVREKKVSPNASAFTWGLHDPGVMSVDGRLAKGISVAQYEKTLAEAFDQIFDLTPQDLERIKGKLAAVFVMNQMTVGSTANRLAHADVLGNPGLINETPEIYQSISLKEVKAAAEQILAPTNCSTLYYLPKSDSASS from the coding sequence ATGCGAAAAATTGAATATCAGCGATTTGAGCTGAAAAATGGCTTGCGTGTCATCATTCATGAAGACGCCTCCATACCCAAGGCTGCGGTCAATCTCATCTATCGGGTTGGTTCCAAAGATGAGGCACCCCATCTGACGGGTTTTGCGCATTTGTTTGAGCACCTCATGTTTCGAGGAAGCAAGCATATTCCCAGTTTTGACCGGCCTCTAGAAGAAGTCGGTGGGCAAAACAATGCCTCTACTTCAGCGGATGTAACGCATTACTATATCAATCTTCCCGCCAATCAATTGGAGACAGCTTTCTGGCTGGAATCCGATCGAATGCTGGAATTGGCCTTTTCGGAAGAAGGGCTGGAGAAAGAAAAATCTGTAGTCATTGAGGAATATAAGCAGCGCTACCTCAACCAACCTTATGGGGATGCTTACCTCAAAATTCGGGAAATGGCCTATCAGGTCCATCCTTACCAATGGAATCCCATCGGAAAGGACATGTCCCACATCGAGCAAGCTACCTTGCAGGACGTCAAGGACTTCTTCTATGGTTTTTATGCACCCAATAATGCGACCTTGGTCGTTGCAGGTGATGTCAAAACCAGCAAGGTGCTCAAACAGGTAGAAAAATGGTTCGGAGACATTCCGAGCCGAACTCTCAAGAAGCATGTCCTCCCGGTAGAGCCCAAGCAGACGGAAGCACGTGAGGCTACGGTCTATGGCGATGTCCCATTTCCTGCAGTCTACAAGATGTACCACATGCCTGCTCATGGAGAACGAGGATATTATGTCGCTGATTTGCTGGCCGATATCTTGGCTTATGGCAAGAGTGCGATCCTCCCTCAATACATGGTGCGCGAAAAGAAGGTCAGCCCCAACGCAAGTGCTTTCACTTGGGGACTGCATGATCCCGGCGTGATGTCCGTGGATGGCCGCTTGGCCAAAGGAATCTCTGTAGCTCAGTACGAGAAAACCCTAGCCGAGGCCTTCGACCAAATCTTTGATCTCACTCCACAGGACCTTGAGCGCATCAAAGGAAAGCTCGCTGCTGTGTTTGTGATGAATCAAATGACGGTAGGGTCCACCGCCAATCGTTTGGCCCATGCCGATGTGTTGGGGAATCCGGGGCTGATCAATGAAACCCCTGAGATCTACCAATCCATATCGTTGAAGGAAGTGAAGGCTGCCGCTGAGCAGATCCTTGCTCCTACCAATTGCTCCACCTTGTATTACCTCCCCAAGTCAGATTCCGCGAGTTCATGA
- a CDS encoding pitrilysin family protein produces the protein MSQFMIDRSVRPTSQPFRVSNLPPFESRKLDNGIPVYLMQFGQSDVVDVQAIIGSGKSHQNKTGQASWMMKSLLEGTTSWSSLQIAQQLDGLGAWLNPSTSEDSMTLKLATTTTNFSKVLPIFKEVLLSPTFPRKEFQDMQKRAIDRQRVSEQKTSTQASRHFGKLLFGDGHPYGSYMGTDELKALSLEDLRTFHRNHVYPGNIKLAVVGKFDSKAIMKMLNTQFGGLSIQAYPKLEEVGHLDEFAANLGRHSFKLGNLQSSIQVGHLGMKRTHDDYYPMQVVNTVLGGYYGSRLMKSIREEKGYTYGIYSGWMGLKQGGALLVSTDVANEYVGDTLNLIKIELDRLRNDLMDESELGLVKNYLLGQSINKRETPFQLGDLLMFSLVHDISFGEMDRKYEVIQNMTPQLVLDMAQKHLKPDQLLEVIVGNWESA, from the coding sequence ATGAGTCAGTTTATGATTGATAGATCCGTTCGTCCAACATCACAGCCCTTCAGGGTATCCAATCTCCCGCCATTCGAATCTCGGAAGCTGGACAATGGAATCCCTGTGTACCTCATGCAATTCGGGCAGTCCGATGTCGTGGATGTTCAGGCCATCATCGGTTCAGGCAAATCCCATCAGAACAAGACGGGCCAAGCCTCTTGGATGATGAAGAGCCTGTTGGAGGGAACTACCAGTTGGAGTAGTCTACAGATTGCCCAGCAGCTGGATGGATTGGGAGCATGGCTCAACCCTTCTACCAGCGAGGATTCCATGACGCTGAAATTGGCGACAACCACCACCAATTTCTCCAAGGTCCTGCCAATCTTCAAAGAAGTCCTGCTCAGTCCTACTTTCCCCCGAAAGGAATTTCAGGATATGCAAAAACGGGCCATAGATCGGCAGCGAGTTTCCGAGCAGAAAACTTCCACACAGGCCAGCAGGCATTTTGGCAAGTTGCTTTTTGGAGATGGACACCCTTATGGTTCCTATATGGGAACTGACGAATTGAAGGCCCTCTCGCTCGAAGATCTAAGGACTTTCCATCGCAATCATGTCTATCCCGGCAACATTAAGCTTGCGGTGGTAGGGAAATTTGATTCTAAGGCGATCATGAAGATGCTCAATACCCAATTTGGTGGTTTGAGCATTCAGGCGTATCCGAAACTGGAGGAAGTTGGCCATTTGGATGAATTCGCAGCGAATCTCGGTAGACATTCCTTTAAGCTGGGGAATCTCCAGTCTTCCATTCAAGTAGGTCATTTGGGGATGAAAAGGACCCATGATGACTATTATCCCATGCAGGTCGTCAACACCGTTTTAGGAGGGTACTATGGCAGTCGTCTGATGAAATCCATCCGGGAGGAAAAAGGCTATACCTATGGCATTTATTCTGGCTGGATGGGACTCAAGCAAGGTGGTGCCTTGTTGGTTTCCACAGATGTAGCCAATGAATATGTGGGGGATACCTTGAACCTGATCAAGATAGAGCTCGATCGTCTCCGCAATGATCTCATGGACGAATCCGAATTGGGCTTAGTCAAGAACTACCTTTTGGGACAAAGCATCAACAAGCGAGAGACTCCTTTCCAATTAGGTGATCTGCTCATGTTCTCCCTTGTTCACGACATTTCTTTCGGTGAAATGGACCGGAAATATGAGGTGATTCAAAATATGACCCCACAGTTGGTACTCGATATGGCTCAGAAACACCTGAAGCCCGACCAGCTCCTCGAAGTAATTGTGGGAAACTGGGAGAGTGCTTGA
- a CDS encoding metallophosphoesterase: MGKRWVVTDIHGCYKTMYRLLHQILKISKDDQLFMLGDFVSKGPSSAKVLDHIMDLQAQGYEVYPIRGNHEQKILDKWAWWQGEPESLRGPFAGTIKAPDLVDANGQLPQKYIDFLESLPYFIETDDVWMVHAGFDFHAEDPFRDTDAMMVIRGYEVDHAYTKGKPIIHGHTPTLFASIQRQLKEFDRGGAISLDNGCVLYHPKEGTWRSKTMGRLLALDLDTRQLYLQRNIDYVPKPMPAHSPLAKIPSWVRTLPVPVFQRLIHRIVG, from the coding sequence GTGGGTAAAAGATGGGTCGTCACCGATATTCATGGTTGCTATAAGACCATGTACAGACTCCTACACCAAATTCTCAAAATCTCAAAAGACGATCAGCTCTTCATGCTCGGGGACTTTGTCAGCAAAGGTCCCAGTAGTGCCAAAGTGCTAGATCACATCATGGATTTGCAAGCTCAAGGCTACGAGGTCTATCCGATCCGTGGCAATCATGAGCAGAAGATTTTGGACAAATGGGCTTGGTGGCAAGGTGAACCCGAATCTTTGCGCGGGCCTTTTGCGGGTACCATCAAGGCGCCTGATTTGGTCGATGCGAATGGCCAACTTCCCCAGAAATACATCGATTTTCTTGAAAGCTTGCCCTACTTCATCGAAACGGATGATGTATGGATGGTACATGCGGGCTTCGATTTTCACGCGGAAGATCCTTTCCGAGATACGGATGCCATGATGGTCATTCGGGGATATGAGGTGGATCACGCCTACACGAAAGGCAAACCTATCATTCACGGACACACCCCTACCTTATTCGCAAGTATTCAGCGCCAGTTGAAGGAGTTTGATCGAGGAGGGGCCATCAGCTTGGACAATGGATGTGTCCTCTATCATCCAAAGGAAGGGACTTGGCGGTCCAAAACGATGGGCAGACTCCTCGCCTTGGATCTTGACACGCGCCAGTTGTATTTGCAGCGGAACATTGATTATGTGCCCAAGCCGATGCCTGCTCATTCCCCGCTAGCCAAAATCCCGAGTTGGGTCAGAACGCTTCCTGTTCCGGTCTTTCAGCGATTGATCCACAGAATCGTAGGATGA